A single genomic interval of Haloterrigena salifodinae harbors:
- a CDS encoding 30S ribosomal protein S6e, whose amino-acid sequence MASFTVVVGDPDSGSSYQLEAEEQDANRFIGKSIGEEVDGGSVGLDGYTLEITGGSDDAGRPLNPEVAGSNLKEVLMNERQTGYKPSRDGERRRITVRGREVSDAVAQINASIVDRGSTDVDELLGDAEDGE is encoded by the coding sequence ATGGCAAGTTTCACTGTCGTCGTCGGCGATCCCGACTCTGGGTCGTCGTATCAGCTCGAGGCGGAGGAACAGGACGCGAATCGGTTTATCGGCAAGTCGATCGGCGAGGAAGTCGACGGCGGTTCGGTCGGTCTCGACGGCTACACGCTCGAGATCACCGGCGGCTCGGACGACGCCGGGCGACCGCTGAACCCCGAGGTCGCGGGCTCGAACCTCAAGGAAGTCCTGATGAATGAGCGCCAGACGGGCTACAAGCCGTCCCGCGACGGCGAGCGCCGCCGTATCACGGTTCGCGGCCGCGAGGTCTCCGACGCCGTTGCACAGATCAACGCCTCGATCGTCGACCGCGGCAGCACCGATGTCGACGAGCTGCTCGGCGACGCCGAGGACGGCGAGTAA
- a CDS encoding DUF7112 family protein — translation MADRIASDHPSVQTVRSTCAETTTGVRLEIPADNREAFPTDEVVRIVIEGEELFGRVERALTGDDLSIPGVYETPDAARDPSGATDRLTEWVDAGSVSKGGSVLIDVVEPDFLYGLRAPGETSYYDAYEPPSSSLSDIAKDLEEQ, via the coding sequence ATGGCAGATCGAATTGCGAGCGACCATCCGTCAGTGCAGACGGTTCGGTCGACCTGCGCGGAGACGACGACGGGCGTGCGCCTCGAGATCCCGGCCGACAACCGGGAGGCGTTTCCGACCGACGAGGTCGTCCGGATCGTCATCGAGGGCGAGGAACTGTTCGGCCGAGTCGAACGGGCGTTGACCGGCGACGACCTGTCGATTCCGGGCGTCTACGAGACGCCAGACGCGGCGCGCGATCCGAGCGGGGCGACGGATCGGCTTACCGAGTGGGTCGACGCGGGAAGCGTCTCGAAGGGCGGCTCGGTACTGATCGACGTCGTCGAGCCCGACTTCCTCTACGGGCTGCGTGCGCCCGGCGAGACGAGCTACTACGACGCGTACGAACCGCCGAGCAGCAGCTTGAGCGATATCGCGAAGGATCTCGAAGAGCAGTAA
- a CDS encoding PadR family transcriptional regulator has product MREETHNTESVFDELSRAATADSQSESYDISLGTTAESTKDVERELDELMDQVNAALPTDDVTFDEALIKENLDEILLMLIALHEETHGKELLSDLTHLFGAQLSPGTVYPCLHALEEEGVLSMHAKVRTKEYSITDEEYVRSTVERTMVQHLAFGLLLYAFLPRL; this is encoded by the coding sequence CGAGTCCGTCTTCGACGAACTGTCGAGGGCGGCGACTGCGGATTCACAGTCGGAATCGTACGATATCTCGCTTGGAACGACGGCGGAGTCGACCAAGGACGTCGAGCGCGAGCTCGACGAGCTAATGGATCAGGTCAACGCGGCGCTGCCGACCGACGACGTCACGTTCGACGAGGCGTTGATCAAGGAGAATCTCGACGAGATTCTCCTGATGCTGATCGCCTTACACGAGGAGACCCACGGCAAGGAACTCCTCTCGGATCTGACTCATCTCTTCGGCGCCCAACTCAGTCCCGGCACCGTCTATCCGTGCCTCCACGCGCTGGAGGAGGAGGGCGTGCTGTCGATGCACGCGAAGGTTCGAACCAAGGAGTACTCCATCACGGACGAGGAGTACGTCAGATCGACCGTCGAGCGAACGATGGTCCAGCATCTGGCCTTCGGACTGTTGCTGTACGCGTTCCTGCCGCGGCTCTGA